Genomic DNA from Brienomyrus brachyistius isolate T26 chromosome 22, BBRACH_0.4, whole genome shotgun sequence:
GACAGATGTTATTCTACTCCAAAGTGTAATTTAATGTTGCCTCGTCTTGTTTTTAGGCAAGCGTTCCTCACATGGTAGATTGCTTGATTTGGACGTCATTTTCATTGGCTTCCTCAGAGCTGCAatacaggaagtgatgtcattaCTGGAGCAGCGATAAGCCATTGCTATAGCGAAATAGTAGTAAAAATCCAGATACTGGAAAATGATTTCATTTTCTGGGAAGGTGTGACTGATTTTGTGTTCCAAGTGTAAATGCacattcagtgtgtgtgtaaaatATTTAAAGTATAACCAGGGAATTGAATGCTCCCATTGAAACAGATATTCCCGGCTGTTCATGGTGATAGGCCaagaaaatatccatccatccattttccgtaaCTGCTAGCCCTGTTcatggtcacagggggtccagagcttatGCCATAGATTACAGGCGCTAGGCAGAaaccaacccaggatgggataccaactcatcgtagggcacacacacacacacgccattcattcacacatgtacacctatGGGTAAAGCCAATTAAGCtcagtttttggactgtgggggtaaaccggagtacccagaagaaACGGCATAATGAtgcaaggagaacatgcaaacttcacacatggAGCaatggcggagactcgaacccgggtctcagagctgtaaggcaacagtgctagccactgcaccaccatgctgcccccgaaGGAAAGTATTTAGATGGAAAATTGTAACTGAAAAAATAGCTGGTAAAGAGTACTGCCAGTTCATTTCCCATCTTGACAGTCATAGTGACAGTATTTTACTTTAATGAACAGTTGCTTAAAAACTGTGAATCTGCCCACGGAAAGTCACTGTCATGAATTGTCAGCATGTGGGAGGAGCAATGACATGTAAATTATCCAATCAACTCGGCCCTGCCGCATCCTCTTTGTGGTTGTGAACTGCGCTCCATAGTTACGTGGTTTACGGCAAACAGTTTTGCACCGATGTGGTGGACTTACACATCAAGGGTAAACGGAAATGACGTACCTCTCCCTTGGCTTTCGCCGGCGGTACCTGGCATAAGATACGACGACCGCAAACACGATAACCAGAACCCCAGCGACGACTCCCAGACCGATTAGTGCGTTAAATAAGATGGAGTTCTCAGACCCTGTAAGACAAGGAAGGATTTGtaaaacactgaaaaaaattaCGAGTAGTTGTCCAAGATCTGGTTTATAACTGACAATGTTAAAGTGCAGTTAATATGAACATGTAGGTAGGATTTATGTGAGCAGTAATACATAGATACTGGCTGACCCATCCTGACCTCCAGGTGGTTCAGTTTGCTGGCCAGACGCCAGCATGTGGCGGGTGGCATCCAGGTGACCATCGTTCTTCTCTGGGATGATGCCCAGTAGGTGGCACATTAGGGCATAGATGTGGATCGTCTCGAAGGGCTCCACCGTTAGGTTCTGCTGGAAGTCGGGCCCCACGGCCCGGAAGAATGGCTTCATGTCCATGGCTTGGTTGTCGAAGCCGTGCTCGCCTTTGTTGAACTGCACGGGGAGTAGCTGGAGGAAGCAGAGCAGTGAAGCTGAAACGCCAGTGTAGGACatgctaaccctaatcctaaccctaatcctaaccctaatcctaaccctaacccttatatGAGCATCAGTCAATAACAGAAGCACTTCATTCATGGTGAATAAAGTATCATCAGTGTGGTATGTTGTTAATATTAATTGTGCGAGAAAATACATTTCGTCTAAAATAATGCATAAAATTATTAAATCCGACTTAATGTAGGAAGATGAATCAATGATTATTTAACCTAAAGTCAATGTTGATCAAACTCTGTTCACATTGGGGTCATTGGGATCTAAATAATGAATTCTGCAATGGTGTTATAATACATCATGCTGGGTGGATTAAAATAACTTTACATTACAGAAGTTGTTTTTTTCATAGACCCTTTGGAGCCTACAATTTTACTATTATATTTGTATTATTACTATAAGAGCAGTGCCTAGATGGGGTATAATTCAACTGAATTCAGTGGTATTGCTGGGCTGCAGTTCAAATGGCCAGTAGAGGGCGATGTAGACTTAAAAATTTGGAGTGTTAAACTTCCAGCAATCTGCGTGAATGATTTTGAAGGTTTGTGTCTGACAGAGGGAGTATTTCTAGCAAAATCTCAGTGCATTCTACACGCATTCGGAGCTTCTTAGAAGTGCTTTATTATCTACAACAAATGGGCAACAGCGATGTTGCTCTTCTGGAAACATCACTCACCCCATTGACGACATATCCAGGGTCAGCGATTAGCACGATGGGCAGGATGCGTGGGTGCTTTGAGTAGTGCATGTGACCTGGTAGCTCCTCTTTTCTGTACACATGCAGGTGTGGGTGCGCCCCCTTCAGGGCAGCATATACCTTGTCCAGTAGGCCTTCCTTGGGCAGCAACATGCCAACCGGCCCATAATCCAGCAGCTGAAAGTCCAAGTCACGGAAGGAGAAGCCGGGAATCTTGGAAAGGAGGATCTGATTGACCTGGCCGCCCCTCAGAATGGAGCTCATGCCGTGATCAGCTGTGATGATGATGTTGAGCCACTCAGTAAGCCCGTGTGACTGGGCGGAGCTACGCAGGTAGCCTACCGTGCGGTCCACCTGCCTGACCATGGCCTTGCGTTCAGGTGAGTCTGGCCCGTACTTGTGTCCTGTGCCGTCAGGCTCACCAAAGTACAAGGAAACAAAGTCCAGGTCAAGTTTGGTGAACCAGGAGCCCATTACTTTGTCCACATTCTCCCGCCAGGCCGTTTCATTGGAGTAGTCATATAAAGCGGGCTCCACCTCGCCCACCAGTGCCTTCTGACCTTGGTAGCTTGATGCCGTACCAGGGAAGTGAAGCGAACCTGCCTTAAGACCCTGGTAAGATAGGAGAACCTCAGGTTGAGGAACAGAGCAGTAAAAGGATTGGTTCTatgacagtgtttcccaatccggtgctcggggacccacagtgcACGTTTTCGCTTCTTCCCAGCTCCcgcaagggagcaaaaatgtggactgtctggcaggcagctcggaaggagcaaaaacatggaccaattgtgggtccctgaggacgaGGTCAGGAAGCATCGCTCTAGGACAAGTGCGTCTAATTCAAGTTTAGATTTTGCTTAAGCAAATCATGTCAGTTCATTATCCTTTCAGCCATGGACATAATAAACGTTGAGATCACTGAGGCAGAGGTCAGTCGAGGATTTTGTGGATCATTTGGAAACACCGGCTTGCCCCAGTGTGCTTATCTTTCTTATCCTGATGAAGGTTTTCATACTTATTTTGATTATTTTATTATGCCTGTGATTTTGCCAGCCAGAGTGTATTACAGTATGAGAATGACGCTTCCCATCCAGTTCAAAAGCTGCGCTGCAGCAAGTCAGTGTAGATGCAGTGAGAATCGCAAATGGTTCACAGACATTATCTAGATTTGTACAGGAATGGCTCATAAAATGTGATCCGATTGTTAAGTTATAATTATAATCTTATTTTATAAACACGGGATATTTTATCTTTATTGATCAATTGGGTTAAACAATCAAGGTCATGATATAAAGAATGTAAATTTTAAGGATAATGCCCTATTGAAAAGAAGATGATAATCCGAGGCAGTGGCCAAATAAATCAGCCACACACTCTTTGTTACCTACCATTTATAGTAATGCTTCATAATGAGTCATTGACGCTCATAAGTCTGGAATTGGTTATGAAAGTACTTCTAATGGGTTCCGTCAGTCCCCAGTCAGGTCGAATTACAGGACTATGTCTGGAATTCAGTGCCCTGTACAGATTTCTGCTTGGGCATATTATAGAATTATCAACAAAGTGACAAGGAAGCCTAGGGTGAGGGCTAAGGGTCTGCAGACATCTCtgataatgtctgtgtttatgagTCTATCATTAGCAAGAACATTGAGTGAAAATCATGTCATTTTAGCTGACATTGGTATTCTGATATTTCCAGTGggtccagatttttttttttacttttgtacGATAAATTCCTACATTGTAGTAGCACAGGACTTGAACCTCATTGTATTAAGTCTGATCACAGCACCCCTACTGCCCAGTTTATGTATTTCACCTGTCTTTGGGCTGTGATCCAGATGGGCAGGCTGCCATTGTCCCACCACTCATCCACAAACTGTGTTGGGTagtagggcttcctctgctgggtGCTGATGTTGAACCACATGTTGTGTATGACTCCATGGTTCTCAATGTACTGCCCTGGATATGAAGCAGGTATGAAGCCTTAATGTGGTCAGGGAaaacttaaagcagtcattatACTGCATTATACTGCATTACACATACCTTCACAGTGcattattataatgcattcatagagtaTTATAAACCCGGCTATAACTATACATAAAAACGCATAACACATTGTAGTTATGTGTatcatgcattatgaatgttctTTGAAGGTTTCATCTATCACActttataaataccttcataatgcattataatggtcagtataagaattaaggctGTTGTgtgctgcattatgaaggtattcatAGTGCATTATGGATGAGAGCCTCATAAAACATCCATAATGCACgagaaacatggctataatgtgttattcctttttataaatatttataggtgTGATTATAGTGCTTTATTAATGTTACAATGGATTATAAGAATAGTTGTTAGGCTTTATGAATATGGACTTCACAGAAAGTGTGACCAATTTGCCTTTTCATTTCAATTCTAAAGAATAATCATAGACAAAATATGACACCTTGGGCATCTAAGAATCCAGTCCAATAAATCTTAACTACCATGCTGATACTAGCATGAAAAGTGATGCAGAAATACAGTCTTGCCGCAATAATGGTACATCGCTACTGTTAATAGATATGAGTGACACCGTTGATAATTTCAATAATAAATGGAGTTAATCTTCCACATGCCAGCATAGGGTCAAGGAAACCTAGGAgccatagggcacaaggcaggagatcCCCTAGGCAGGATGATAGCCCCTAGACAGGATGATAGCCCAGTACAGGCTAGACACACAATAATACTCAAAAGGCAATTTAGTGAATTCTATTAGATTTCATTGGATGAGATTTAAGTTTAATTGTCATTGGACAAAGTATTCAGACAATGAAATGCAATTTGGCGTCAAATCTGAAAGTGCAGAAGTGCTGGAAAGGGTTATGTACGTGTAATAAACATAAAGAATATACATCTGTACAGGGATATGCTGTACATGGTACAGAAGAATATGgtttagatttttaaaaaaagatttttgAATTGTAAGTGCCTGTTATGTAGATAAATCTGACTTTGAATCCGCTCTACATGTTTTTGCTATTCTGCAGAAATTTCCCGTTGACTAGTCCTGTTCAGTATTCGCCCTTACTGTCCAGTAtgctgacgggggggggggggtacctgtgagCAAGGTGAAGTGCGTGGGGCTGGTGATGGTCAGGAATGGTGGGGTGACATAAGTGGCTTTCACTCCCTCGGCTGCCATGGCGTCCAGGTGAGGCGTGTCCACGTCGCGATCGTAGTCCCAACGAAAGCCATCAAAGGAGATCAGTAAGAGCTTGTTTCGGGGCCCACTGCCGGACCTTGTGAGCGGTGCTGCCCAGGAGAGTGCCCCCAGCTGGAGGCAGATGGAGAAGGTCCATAGCATGGTTGGAGTGGTCCTACTCTGCAGAACACACCTGGCACACTGTGCTAGTGAAGGTAGAAAGGAGTGGGTTAAATTTCGGACCCCCGGTAATTGCTTCACCCGGTCGACTGGCTTAACCTACAGAACAGACCAGGAAGGCGGCCGAGTTCCTCAACATATAAAGTGTTAAAACTCCCAACACACCTGAGATCCTGAGCAGCACAGGCAGTTCTTATATGCGTCTTATCACAAGCTGTAGGCTATATTCGACCTGCAGGGCTCAGCAAATCATGACTTTGTACTCTAGATGTGCTTGCTTCTCTTGTTCTATTATCCTTGGTCCAAGTTCATTGAAATCTTGttatctcggggggggggggggttaagcgcCAGAATCCATGAGATCTACGGCAGACAAGATAAGTTATCTAGACAAATCGTAAGGAAGATTAGCAATGTCATGAACCATAAGACAGAGAAGCAGCCAGGccagagatgtgtttggctttgAGTCGATTTATATAATTGTCTTATGATAAATGGGACCAATCATATGATGTGTAACtggatgtttttcttttctccCTGTAAATGAAGCACATCTACAAGCAGCCTTTGCCGTTTTATGAGCATCAGATTGGCCCAAGGCTCTCGGTGATATGAAGAATTACCAGGCAAAAAGTCTCATAACAGTCCATGCACCTCTGCAAGGTTTAGCAATTACAGCTTCTACTCCAAGTCCAGGATACACTTATTGAATGTTGGATTTgtgcttttctttctttcagCAAGGTATGATACGGGAATGAACCGTGAGAATGGGGCACACTTAAGACTTATGGCCGACATTCTTCAAAGAAAATGGAAAGGAAATGTAGCAGCAAATACCTAAAATCAGAATACAAGAATTACGTGCAAGGAAATGTTTTAATGTAAAGTAAAATTTCAGATGTTTTTAGTAGACCTTTGTGAATGCTGCAGATGCAGGCATCtgtcagttgggggggggggtgaggaggtGGGATGTATCCAGAATGGAGATTAATCTCTCTGGGGGAGGGGATGTACCCCTTTGTTGTTCAACACTCGACATCACTGGTGTGGATACTGAAATCGGATGTTTTAATGATGCACTGGGCACCATCTGTAGGTAGTTGTTATGGAAACTGCAGTGACTGAACAGAAGAGTTTCTTGGCTTCCCTGATCTTATCTCCCATTTTATTCCAGGCAAGTGGGTCATGGGTACAAGGTCCTCCCAGTAGGAGAGTTTATTGGAGCGCTTCACCCATAGCTTCCCTGGGCCCTGAAGTGAGACATGGGATGGGGAACAACCTGCCCATTCACCAGAGTATTTAAGCagtcttaataataataataataataataataataataacaggggggtggcatggtggtgcagtggttagcactgttgcttcacacctctgggacccgggttcaagtctccgcctgggttacatgtgtgtggagtttgcatgttctccccatgttgtcgtggggtttcctccaggtactccagtttcctgccacagtccaaaaacatgctgaggctaattggacttgctaaattgcccgaaggtgtgcatgtgtgagtgaatggtgtgtgagtgtgccctgcgatgggctggccccccatcctgggttgttccctacctcatgcccattgcttccgggataggctccggaccccccgcgacccagtaggataagcggattggaaaatggatggatggataataataataataatattggcaGTAGTAGTAGTCATTTTAGTTTGCAGATTAAATTCACCACTACATTTATTGAATGATAAATGCCTGCTATTTGTTTGGCTCATTCATCCTTATATGAGGGCGGACAAAACGGTTCTGTTTGGATATTGAGGTGCATGGGAAGATCACAGGTGACGATCTAATGAGCAAACATGATTGGCTGTCGAATTTGTTTACCTTTGCCCTCGTCTTTGACAGACTCTGCAATGGGGGCATTTTTGGAGAGTGTGGAAGGACGGGGCTGGGCGCAGCTCAGCACGTGCAGcacaggcgcctggtccacagagGCAGAGGTGGTGCCTCCTCTGTTACTGAGATTAAATGGGAAACGAGGGAAAtgctatgatggactggcaccccatcctgggctatTCCTTGGCTTGCAACTGTAGCTTCTATACTCTGTATAGGACATTTGGGTGTAacagataaatggatggatggatggacagatactTCGAAATAACTCATTAGTAAATTGTTATCGTCATTTAACAATACATTTTCTCTGTTCTTTGGAAGGACTTGCCTTTGTAAAACTGCATTATCTTCTTTcctcttcagtttttttttatagccACCGGCTGCCACTGATGTGCAGTTGTAGCAGAGACCATCTAGCAAGGACTGATGTATAAGAGTGTAATGAAGACTCTGGAAACGGCAGCCAGTTCCCTCTTCCTCATCTTGCTAAGCCAGTGGGTCAGAAGTATTACTTGATTCATTTTTGATTAGATGAGGGCCAAGGGCCCACGGTTGTTATTTGACGTGAGCAAAGCCTTCGTGtgcctgcttgtgtgtgtgttacagtcACTCACTATTTTTAGCTTTTCCTTCCAGGCAGAATTGTCACTTTACGTTGCAAGCCAAACATAAATTGGGTGCtaatttaaatataactgcagaaGCTCTTGAAGTAATTTTCTCGTCCGTCCTGTTTTGGGACAGTGTTTTGGGACACACTTTCAGTAGACAGCCTGGTCTCCCTTAAAGGGGAGGTTAACGGACGACAAGTAGAATAGGGTGTGGTAGTGGTAGAGCTTTCCTTTAACCTTGATTAAAGTTGTTTTTCCGTACGGCAATGCGTAAGCCATTCTGACAGTAAATGGTCAAACGTTTTAAGCAAAGGATTTTACAAAGCAGTTGAAGGTGTctttgttgtagatgtaagACTTTGAAGGAGGATATCTGAAGCGAGTCATTACTCAGCCCAAGGATTCCAGACGGCCCTTGTCTTTTTCGCTcagtttctctccctctctgtctgtctttctttcACGGTCGGATGTTGCAAACAGTACCGATAGGCACATATGCTCTCCGTGAATTAATGTTTCCCACTTTCCACGGGGCAAAATGACAGGCCAAAAATACAAAGCGAACGAGCGCCGCGTTCCACCCACACCTGTCTCCCATCGCTGTCGTTGCTGTGAGGCCTTTTCCTGGGCAATGCGCTTGTTTAGTCCGTATGCCTAAGAATAATCTGGGCATGTTAATTAAGAGCTGACATGAGTTAAGCCGGTGCATGTCTTCGAAATAAATGTTGCTAATTGGGTTCCATGGATGCTAATAATAAAATCTGTGTTAATGGATAATGCGGCTTAACTAATAAACATGTTAAGCCAAAAAGAATGATTtactcagacactctcacagacatgaaTTCACATTTAGAAAATGTAAGTCAAGAACCAGCATGGTGGATTTTGAGACTTCACCACCGGTGCCCGGAATCTGTAACAGTGGGTTTGGCACCAGCAGGTCGCTATGTTGGCATCCCTTCAGGAGACACTGCCCTGGACGATAGCCCAAATTGATTGTACTGGAATCCCACCTCAggtgcctcatgccctgtgcttcctcagGTAGACCCCCAGGGTCACCCTGACCCTAACTCTGTCTCCTTCATACTGCTCTGCTTTTTGGTTTCCATCATATTCTGTGTTTATTTGATCGACTCCATTTACACATTTTCACTCAACTTGACAGCATCCTTTTAATTCTGCGACACAACTTGAATAATTTAAGAACCTGAAataagcagagagagagagtatggGCTTTCATCTTCTCCTTCGGCGTTTGTCAAAGAGCAGAATGATGACCGCAGAAGAGAGGAGCTTATAGATTAGACCTACCAGCGGGGGTATGAGGCGGTGACAGGCACAGGGGCGTGTGCATATCACTGCCTGCCAGGGAAGCATAACACTGCCAGAGGAGTCGTTAGTGGTCCATCAAGGGATGAGAGAACCCAGTGTCTTTTCTGGGATGAG
This window encodes:
- the LOC125718458 gene encoding ectonucleotide pyrophosphatase/phosphodiesterase family member 7-like, which translates into the protein MLWTFSICLQLGALSWAAPLTRSGSGPRNKLLLISFDGFRWDYDRDVDTPHLDAMAAEGVKATYVTPPFLTITSPTHFTLLTGQYIENHGVIHNMWFNISTQQRKPYYPTQFVDEWWDNGSLPIWITAQRQGLKAGSLHFPGTASSYQGQKALVGEVEPALYDYSNETAWRENVDKVMGSWFTKLDLDFVSLYFGEPDGTGHKYGPDSPERKAMVRQVDRTVGYLRSSAQSHGLTEWLNIIITADHGMSSILRGGQVNQILLSKIPGFSFRDLDFQLLDYGPVGMLLPKEGLLDKVYAALKGAHPHLHVYRKEELPGHMHYSKHPRILPIVLIADPGYVVNGLLPVQFNKGEHGFDNQAMDMKPFFRAVGPDFQQNLTVEPFETIHIYALMCHLLGIIPEKNDGHLDATRHMLASGQQTEPPGGQDGSASILIGLGVVAGVLVIVFAVVVSYARYRRRKPRESSEEANENDVQIKQSTM